The Corvus moneduloides isolate bCorMon1 chromosome 28, bCorMon1.pri, whole genome shotgun sequence genome contains a region encoding:
- the MOB3A gene encoding MOB kinase activator 3A yields the protein MSHALKQVFNKDKTFRPKRKFEPGTQRFELHKKAQASLNAGLDLKVAVQLPPGEEQNDWVAVHVVDFFNRINLIYGTISDYCTEQSCPVMSGGPKYEYRWQDEHKYRKPTALSAPQYMNLLMDWIEVQINNEDIFPTNVGTPFPKNFLPVVKKILSRLFRVFVHVYIHHFDRITQMGSEAHVNTCYKHFYYFVKEFNLIDTKELEPLKEMTSRMCH from the exons atgtccCACGCTTTAAAGCAAGTGTTCAATAAAGACAAAACCTTCCGGCCCAAGCGCAAGTTCGAGCCGGGGACTCAGCGGTTTGAGCTGCACAAGAAGGCCCAGGCCTCACTCAACGCCGGCCTGGACTTGAAGGTGGCCGTGCAGCTGCCACCGGGCGAGGAGCAGAACGACTGGGTGGCCGTGCACGTCGTGGACTTCTTCAACCGCATCAACCTCATCTACGGCACCATCAGTGACTATTGCACGGAGCAGTCCTGCCCCGTCATGTCGGGGGGCCCCAAGTACGAGTACCGGTGGCAGGACGAGCACAAGTACCGCAAACCCACGGCCCTGTCCGCGCCCCAGTACATGAACCTGCTCATGGACTGGATCGAGGTGCAGATCAACAACGAGGACATCTTCCCCACCAATGTCG gTACTCCGTTCCCCAAGAACTTCCTCCCGGTGGTGAAGAAGATTCTCTCCAGGCTCTTCCGGGTGTTTGTCCACGTCTACATCCACCACTTCGACAGGATCACCCAGATGGGCTCGGAGGCCCACGTGAACACCTGCTACAAGCACTTTTACTACTTTGTGAAAGAGTTCAATCTCATAGATACCAAGGAGCTGGAGCCCCTG AAGGAAATGACCTCCCGGATGTGCCACTGA